A genomic segment from Colletotrichum higginsianum IMI 349063 chromosome 5, whole genome shotgun sequence encodes:
- a CDS encoding major facilitator superfamily transporter, whose amino-acid sequence MPFSRRPKHKDQTRAVSVADNDINSTTAVAADNTDIANHDDNAGDEKKEAAKSASLDNGRAKQHTDADADAPMPNHAPPGSGFGKLGDDDYDVRDVDSSASRDIPAAGAPRGLGAADDNSSVLEGSTIEYRTYKRRWFGLAQLTLLNIIVSWDWLTFAPVASNAAAYYNVSESAINWLSTAFLFAFVAIFPVTIRILHYGPKPSFMTAAALLLIGNWVRYGGSHARSGGSYPVVMFGQILTGLAQPFVLAAPTRYSDLWFTNRGRVAATALTSLANPLGAALGQLIVPFWVTSPADVSSGVLYVSIIATVACLPAFFIPARPPTPVALSSRTLKLGIRESFSIVSRSLELWLILIPYALYVGFFNSISSLLNQMMIPYGFSDEEAGIAGALLIVVGLVASAITSPILDRTKKFLLAIKVAVPIIGLCYLAFIWMPETRSIAGPYVVLAVLGAASFSLVPVALELLIELSHPVSPEVTSTIAWAGGQLLGALFIIISDALQAGDAADPPRNMKNALVFQAVVAVVIVPLPLFLGMFGRGDKVSLRRVRSDEEGVRQTSS is encoded by the exons ATGCCCTTTTCCCGCCGTCCCAAACACAAAGACCAGACCCGAGCGGTCTCGGTCGCAGACAACGACATCAACTCTACCACCGCTGTTGCCGCCGACAATACCGACATCGCGAACCACGACGACAACGCtggcgacgagaagaaggaggccgccaagaGCGCTTCACTCGACAACGGACGCGCGAAGCAAcacaccgacgccgacgccgacgccccGATGCCGAACCACGCCCCGCCCGGCTCCGGCTTTGGGAAactcggcgacgatgacTACGACGTTCGCGATGTCgactcgtcggcgtcgcgtgacatccccgccgccggcgcgccccgcggcctcggtgccgccgacgacaatAGCAGCGTCCTCGAGGGGTCCACGATCGAGTACCGCACCTACAAGCGCCGCTGGTTCGGTCTGGCCCAGTTGACTCTGCTCAACATCATCGTGTCCTGGGAT TGGCTCACGTTCGCTCCCGTCGCCTCCAATGCCGCCGCCTACTACAACGTCTCCGAGTCCGCCATCAACTGGCTCTCGACCGCCTTCctcttcgccttcgtcgccatcTTCCCCGTCACGATCCGCATCCTCCACTACGGGCCCAAGCCCTCCTTCatgacggccgccgccctgctcctcATCGGCAATTGGGTCCGCTACGGCGGCTCTCATGCCCGCTCCGGCGGCAGCTACCCCGTCGTCATGTTCGGCCAGATCCTCACGGGGCTCGCCCAACCCTTCGTCCTGGCTGCCCCGACGAGGTACTCGGACCTGTGGTTCACCAACcgcggccgcgtcgccgccacgGCCCTGACCTCGCTCGCGAACCCGCTCggtgccgccctcggccagctcaTCGTCCCCTTCTGGGTCACCTCCCCCGCCGACGTCTCCTCGGGCGTTCTCTACGTCTCCATCATTGCCACCGTCGCCTGCCTGCCCGCCTTCTTCatccccgcccgcccgccgaccCCCGTCGCGCTCTCGTCGCGCACCCTCAAGCTCGGCATCCGCGAGtccttctccatcgtctCGCGCTCCCTCGAGCTGTGGCTCATCCTCATCCCCTATGCCCTGTATGTCGGGTTCTTCAACTCCATCTCGTCCCTGCTGAACCAGATGATGATCCCCTACGGCTTCTctgacgaggaggccggcatcgccggAGCCCTGCTCATTGtcgttggcctcgtcgcctcTGCCATCACCTCGCCCATCCTTGATCGCACCAAGAAGTTCCTGCTGGCCATCAAGGTCGCCGTCCCCATCATCGGCCTGTGCTACCTCGCCTTCATCTGGATGCCCGAGACCCGCAGCATCGCGGGACCCtacgtcgtcctcgccgtacTCGGCGCTGCTTCTTTTTCGCTCGTGCCCGTCGCCCTGGAGCTGCTCATCGAGCTGAGCCACCCCGTCAGTCCCGAAGTCACGAGCACCATCGCCTGGGCGGGAGGGCAGCTGCTCGGCGCCCtgttcatcatcatctcggaCGCCCtgcaggccggcgacgccgcggacCCGCCCAGGAACATGAAGaacgccctcgtcttccaggccgtcgtcgccgtcgtcatcgtgccgctgccgctgttcCTCGGTATGTTTGGCCGCGGCGACAAGGTCAGCCTCCGGCGTGTCAGgtccgacgaggagggggTCCGGCAGACGAGCTCGTAA